CCCCAATGCATGGTACCAGTGGTGGATAAAGTGTTCCAGAAACCCGGAGCGCCCCAGGGTGAGGGTCTCACTTGATGTTGTCAAGGCGGCTGGAGTCAGGCTTGAGCACTGATGAGCTTCGGATCATCTTGTGCAGGGTCACCATGAGGAACACCAGGTTCACCTGGGTAGCAGTGCAGGAAGGGGCTCAGTCTCTGCTCCAACACCTTCTTTAGGGCCTTCTCTGCCTACAGGGGCCCAAAGTGCCCACTACCTCCATCCATTATTTGCTACCACTGCTGTGAGGTCAAGGGTCATGGCTTAGCCCAAAACAGCCTTGGATCACAGCTGCTGGTGCACTGGCTTCATGCTGGGGACTATGGACTTAAGTCACTCTGGTCTTTTTTAGTTACTGTTCAGGTGCGTGTGTGTGGATttagggatagaacccagggccttttgcATAGTGGGCAAGTGTTCACCACTGAGCTGTGCCCTGGTCCCTCTGCTTGGTGCTGACAGTTTTTACATTAGTGTCTTGAGAAACTGGCAAGGGGCCCAGGGTTAGGCTCAAGACCAACCTGAACAAAAGGAACCCACATACTTGGAGTGCCACTTACCACAATAACGAAGGAGACGGGTCCGATGAAGCTCCAGATGAAGTAGTTATCCACCCTCAGCCAGCAGCTAAAACGAAACATAGCAGAGTGGAGAGACGCCTGAAAGGCCAGCCACCCCAGCCCTGGCCCAAGGAAAGCCAGCCACTCAAGAGCCAACCAGATGAAGCCCACGGAGACAACAGAGACACTCACGCCTTCTCGGTGCCGTAGCTTCGGTAGTCAACGGCGGCTGCGATGCCTACCACCAGGGCTGGGAAGCAGTAGCCGCCCAGGTAATAGTACTTGGTGCGTGAGTACTCGCTCTCAAACACCTCCACCAGCAGCAGGTAGAGGTGCACACCTTCTAGGCACAGCCAGGAGAAGGCGGCCAGGAAAAAGTAGTGCAGCAGGCCCGCAAAGATGGGGCAGGCGACCTGGGAGGGCAGATCAGTAAGAGGCTATTCCACCAGCTACGGCCCTTCCCACTGCCCAGCCTTGGCCCTAAGAGTGGTTTACCTCATACTGAGTCTTGTCTATCCCAACCAGGAAGAGTAGCTCCGCGAGGAAGAGGTTGATGCACAGGTTCTTGTGGATGGTGTTACGGTCGGTCTGCAGGCCACGCAGGAAGCAGAAGGTGGAGATACAGATGGCCAGACAGACCAGGGAGATGACAATGCCAACCCAGGTGATGACCGACAGCAGCAGCTCATTGATACGGCCCTGGTACTAGGGGACAGGAGTAGGGGGGCACTCAGGGCTTGGCCAGGTGACAGCTGCAGGTAAGGACCCAGGCAAGGCTGTAGGCCACAACTACCCAGTGCTACCCACCCAGCCACCAAGCTGGCCACCACCCCTGTGCAGGCAGTGCAGGCTCACTTCCTCATGCTCTGGGAGGCTTGTGGAGAGATGACAAACGTGACACAAACTTGCTTCTCCAGAGTAACTCAGGGCCAGAGAGGGCCAGATGTAAGGCCTCATGCCCCAGGCAAGACTGATGCCCCCCCAAGCCCATGAGCTGGTCTTGTAAGCATCGTCCATGCTGTGTACTCTCTAGGATGCCATGCAAAGCCAGGACAGCAGCAAGCAGGCCTGCCCAGGACAGCAGAGCGCTGGCCAGCTTACGATCTCTCGGTGAGCCATGAGCACTGCGAAGTTGGTGAGGTGGCTGCAGGCACATGTGGTATGGGTCTTATTGGACTCCACCAGGCGGCAGCCCTGGGTTGACCAGTAGCCCAGCATGGAGCGCTCTGAGTAGTTCCAGAAGGAGCAGTTTGCATTGAAGTGGTTCTTGGCCTGTTACATGGTGGTGGACAGGGTGTCAAGACTGCAAGTCCCATTCCTGCCCTCAATCCAGCTACAGGGACAGTAACAAGAGTGAAGAAGTGCCTGGGGCCCAAGATGACCACCAGCTCCATGGGACATATGGTCCATGGTGAAGCAGAGGAGCTGAAATTTCCCCCTGACTACATGGTAGGGGACATGTAACATGCAGTCCAGGAACAAAGGATGCTGGGACCtccagggagggagaggtacACTTGAACTCACCTCCAAGTGGGCCACAGTAAAGATGACAGGGTCCATGAGGAAGACACGGCTTGATTCCTTATTGATGGATGCTGCAATGACCTGTGAGTTCACCACCAGCGAGGCACCTCCGGAGCCGCTGGTTCCCGATTCACCGGCCAGCTTCACTGTAGCATTCTCCGTGGACAAGAATAGGCCCAAGTTGTTATACAGGATGAAGACGACCTTGACCACACCTGAGAAAGATAGGCACAGGGAGATACAgtggccatccttggctacactcTTCTGTCTGGGCTCCATGGCTCTCAGATACACTGGAACTGTGCTGTGGCCCAGGTGAAAACAGCAGCCCAGAAACCAGCTTCACAGGTCCACTGGTCAGCAGTGGTGATGTCAAATAACAGCTCGGTGGCCAGGACACACAGGCTGGCTCTCTGACCCACTTCCTCAGCCTCAAAGAGCACAATGCCTTCTGGAACTAGGACTCAGCTCTGTAAACCCAGGCCTTTGCAGGGCTCTGGGATGTCCATACTAGCAGCAGATAAAACATGATTAAAACACGACTGTTGGGTTCTATAAGTCAAGATCAAGGTGCCAGGTGGGCAGTGTGCACATGCTTTCAGACAAACTGCACGGGACACTGACCGTTGCGGCTGTTCTGCTTGATGGTGTTGGCAGACAGCTGGATGGAATTCTCGCTGGGATATTCCTGGGGGAATACCAACTCCTGCACTTGACCCTCCGTGTTCAGGACAGTCACCTCCAGGACTGTAAGGGCAGGGGCAGAAAGGACATGTCATCAGTGTCTGTGCCCAGATAAGTTTCACGATATACCATGAGACCTGCAGTGAAACCACAGGAGTTGGGGATTGGCCCTGGGGTGGTTGCAGTACTCACCCACATTCTGCTTGGCAGCCAAGAAGCGAGCGGGTTCCCTGACATTGTCAGCCAGCAGGAAGGCCCCCTCTTCCAGGACATCTAAGAGCATGGTGGCTGTGTGCACCTGTTCTGTGGCATTCATGTCTTTCCAGGACTCAAGTGCCTCTGGCCGGAGCAGGTTGTCCACTGTCTCCACCACAGCCTGTGTGTAGCAGGGACAATACCATGAGTCTCCCACATTCTTTAGTTTCTTGAGACAGTTTTAatgtcctctcttctcccttccagtCCCAAAGCCCCTCATTCCCACAAACTGTCCTCCACTGGGCTCACCTTGATATAATCCTTGCAGGTTCTCTCTCGCTTATGCATCTAGAGAAGGAGATAGAGGTAGCGACAGGTGGACCCCAGGCACTGCTTTCCCAGTCACAGCACTCAGACTCTGGGGCTCTGACAGATCACTCTTCCAGAGACCTCCTTCAGGAACCCCACCTCTGAGGACTACTCAAGGCAGTGCAGCAGTGAAGCCCAGCAGCCCCCGGGGTACTGCATCCCTTACTGTTCAATGTGGGGTGGCAGCAGGTAGGTGCCTACCTTATTGTAGTTCTTGCCAGCTGACTCGCGCTCAATGGGCCGGAGGGCCTGGAGCTGGGCATCCAGGATGTCTAACAGTTGCTCCATCAGCTTTACTGAGGAGGACACGTCCCCAGCATAGATGGAGCCCCGTGTGTGGCGGGCCAGCTCACTAGCAATGTTGGCTGCATTCTCTCCACTCTTAATCTGCATGAGGCGGGGAGGAGAGACCTCAGGTCTGTTGGGCACTGGCCTGCCCTGCCTGCATAGGCCCTCTTCTTCCTGTTGGTCTTTCCCACACAAGGGTTAGGTAAAAGGAGACCCCTTGGCCCTGGTTATAGCCCTCTATGTCCCCAAGCTATTTTCACTCCTGCTGACCCTGGGCACTGGCTAGCCTGCCTGCAAGGGGCAGCTGTTACTGGTACCTTCTGGGCTACTTGGTTGACCCAGGGGGAGGTGCAGTTGCTGAGGTCAGGGCCCCGAGGGTTCCAGAGACCCAGAGCTGGGAGGCACTGGAATGAGGCAATTCCTGTAGATAGACAAGAAAGCCAAAGAGAAGATGACAAGGggccaaggaaggagaaaggagacagcAGAGGACAAGGAGGAGACAGACACTTGGGAAAAGGCACCAAGCAGGCAGCCCACCCTTGCCTCCCAGAGTCAGAACCCCCTAGGTAAGATTCACTATGCAATGTTTTCTCCACTAAGCCAACCTTCCCTGGAACACCCAGAGCACCTGGGCTGCCTATCTGTCCCACAtctgtcctgaaactggctctgCTACTTTAGTCTGAGACAGGTAGCCAGACCACCTGCAGCTCCTCAGGTGCTAGGCTGCAGATGGTGCCTATATAGCTAAGCTGTGTCTCCCAGCCCTTCCTGGTCACCTGTGGCCCCGGCACTCACCTCGAGTTCCCTTAGGGCAAGGCCTCTCCACCAGCATACCCTGTTGTGTGGCTGGCCACTGGACCCGCCTGACCTCTCGGGGTTCACAGAAGAGCTCAGGGGACACATGCAGATTGGGGGCTGGAGGCCGCCGGGTGCTGGGTGCTGGCGCTGTGGCTGGAGGCAGGTCAGGTCCCAGTTGGTTAATGGCACCCACTGGATGTGTGGTGAGAGGTGCCCGACGGAGTGGAGTGGTGGCTGCAGGCGAGGCTGTGCTGGTGAGGGGTGTGGGCCGagctgtggtggtggtgctgaGAGGTGGGGAAGTGGCTGGGCCTGGAAGGTAGAGGGTTAGGACAGGGTTACACTCATGCCTAAGGCCCACCAATGTGCCCAAGCACAGGTTTCCCTTGGCACTCTGACATCTTCTTTACCCATTGAGGTGGAAAGGTGTCCTGGGTCCCCTGGCCTTTCTGTGTTCAGAGGTACCCTACATTCATGAGACCACATACTCAGAAGAGGTTAAAAATACACTACTATGCACAATGTGGTGTCTCTCCCAGAGCTGGGACTGGAGATGTGTGTCAAAGCTGCTGGATGTAATCACCTCTCATCTGTGACACAGCCAACTGGGGTCTGGAACCTGGTTACAGCTTCCCTCGGTGGGGACCCAACTCCCCTTCTACAAAGGTTGCCTAAGGCTCTTTAGAGCTCTGGGGCTGCTCTGGGTTAATGATGGAAACACCAGCTGGAGACAAAAATGAGAATACAGTGAGCATGTGGTTCTGCAATCCCTAATCAACCCCACACTACTGTGCCCAGGCAGCACAGACCACTGGGTAGAGCCCAGAGTCCTGGGGTTCAATCCTCCAGAAAGATAATCCCTAGGTCACGCAGTGCATGGATTTCATCTGTAAAACAGTGCACTGAACCCCATGCCTCGAAGATAGTAGATAATTTGAAGTAGCAACTGTGGTAAGTGTGGACAGCGTTTGCCACAAGCTGTGATTTTCTTTACCTCCTAATCCTCAAGAGCTTACAATGAGCCCTACATTCTGGTACCAGGGAGTGAAGGATGCAAAGAACCCTACATCCCTCAAAACCCATCCTCACCAGCACTGGGATCTGGGGGTCCAAACTCCAGGCTGTAGCGCACCACAAAATAGTTGTTCCACACGTACAGCTGGTTGTCCCTGGGATTGTAGTCAACAGAGGATACAAACTGGTAGGGGTTGGGGAAAGCGAGGCTGACTGGCTCCTCTCGGTTTGCATTGGTGTTGAAGGCGTAGTCCACGCGGTTGCCGGCTGCCTCGCTGTCGTCATCCACGTATACAGAGCGCAGCACGTAAAGCACACCACACACCATGAAGGCGTTGGAGGCCGAGCGCTTGTCATAGCCGGTTTCCCACGTGCCCTCGAAGCGCAGTGTGTAGGGGTTGAGCTGGCTCACCACCAGGCGCCCATTGTTACCCTCGGTGGCATAGATGACCCACAGCCCATTCTCATCCACCGCCAGGTCAATGTCGGTCTTGCCTCCCCAGCGGTAGGGCGAGGTGTCGTGGTAGTTGGCTGTGTTGATGACTGTTTCGCCGCTCTTGATGCGGGTCCGAAGGTCGTACTTGACGATGTTGCGCGTGCGCTCCTTGTTGTAAAAGACCGCGCCGTCGTAGACTACAAAGCCGGTGCCATCTACACGGTTGGGCAGTCGGTATGTGGTGGTGTGGCGTGCGGCCACATAGTCCTCCCATGAGGCATATTCAGTCAGTGTGTCTGTGCGGTAGGGGATCCAGGGCATGACGTAGATTCGGTCACCTGCCTGCAGCGGGTCCTTGCACCATGCACCAGACTGGTGCTCTGACTCGTGTGTGGAGGTGGGCTCCAGCACCTTCTGCAGGGTCCCTGGGCACACGAAGACTGGACCGGGTGGGTGGGTAggcagggaggaggtggggaggagcagaggcaaggagagaggggagagagaggcaagTTGGTCACACGGTGGGGGGGAGGAAACCATGCTGTCCCCTCCTGCTGCTGCAGTCATGGTTGCTTGGTCGGGCTGGTGATGGGAAGGGGGTTTGTGGGCGGGGAATCCCGCCCTGCCCATCGGCCCCTCTCCCTGGAGCTGCGAACCCTGGAGACCATCAAGAGCAGGGTTAGTGTGGGGAGGTGGtgccctcttcccttcctcagcTGCTAGAGACCCCACAGGCTGGGGACAAAGGATTTGGCCAGAGCTCTCCCAGAGTGGGCATGAGGGGCTGGGAGGTGGGGACCTCTGCTGCAGTGGCACCTAGCCTCAAGGTTCAGGCATCAACACCCTggcctctcttctctgtctctgggaAGAACTAGGGGCTGGGATCCCATCCTTCACCAACCATGCAGGGAtggactttaaaaaacaaaacaaaacaaaacaaaacaaaaaacacttcacTTTCTTCCTCCAAAAGCTGCAAGGTAGAGTGATGTTTCCACACCTACTCTGGCAGGGAGGCTTAGGGCTGTCTATTCTCTCCTCAGGTCCCTGCTGCTGTCTGAGGAAAGGATGGAGGAAGCAGCTCCCAGGTTAGGCTAGGGAGAAGTCCAGTCCTGCCCCAGCCGGCAGGGTCTCTGGTGGGGTCAGGCTCAGAAGCACACTGACACTGGTGCACAAGGGTGGAGTGGGGACATGGAGAACGACAGGACTCCCGGGACatttggggagagggagctgcgcagagggaagagagacaaggaggggtatgtgtgtgtccacaagTTCTGGCTCCAAGGGAGGCGCTCTGGAGACCACCTGGGAAGAGAAGGTTAGTGCTGGCGAGGAGAGAGGGGGGTGAGCAGAGAATTCACTCCAAGGCCCAGGCCCGACTGAGAGTCCCTTCCAGGGGGCAGTCCCAGGTCCAGCTCGGAGGGGGCAAGGGAGGGGACCAGGTGCTAGGATAAAGCCCCAGCCCACCCCAGCCGgccccccacctcccctgccccggACCCCGATTTACCTGTGGCCATCCCGGGCTCGGGAGGAGGGACCAAGGCAGCGCTGATGTCAGAAAGGTGGGGggccccgccccacccccccaTTCCCTGAAAAGAGGAAAACCTCGACTGCATCTCGTTGGCACCACTGGCCTGCCCACCCTTGCCCCTCACAGCCCAGCACCACCTGTTCCTAGCCTACCCTAGTGATTCAGCAGGTCAGTGAGTGccccccctcccttttcccaAGTGCTATGGGACAGAGGCCCTTCCCTCAGGAGGGCTGGcacctccctctcctttctccatgaCAGAATCCACAGGCAGGCCAGGGCTGCAGGGTGGGTGTTTGTGGACCTACAGTGAATTCTCTGCTCCTGCTTGGTCCATCACCAAAGCAGCTAGCCCCAGGGACACAGGGAGGGCTGGACAGCTTGCCCACCATGGTGGGCAGCTTCAGTAGTGAGGGATCCTTGGGTAGGAGCCAGGCCCAGGGCCTATTTTCAGCCTGGCTCATCAGCAGGCTAATTTGGTTGGAAGAGGGGAGCAATCtgtagccccacccccaccccattatAGTGCTAAGGGCAGCTTGGTTCTAGGTCCCTAGGCCCAAGGCAGCCGGTAGCAcagcccctggagcaggagttaacCCTGGGCTCTAAGCCCTGGTATCCCCATCATCAGTTATGTCTGTACCCTCTGACCAGACAATCTGGcccctgccttttttttctgttccccAGGTTCCCCCTCTAGCCCATAAAAACCCCTGCCAGGGGTGTGTGTTCATGACAGAGGCCTGAGCTGGTCAGAGGGTACCAGGGGAGGAAAAACACAGTTAGAGGTCATcccaaggaaggggaagagatGAGGAAGGGCCTGCCGGGGGCCTTGGGCAGCAAGGACCCCAACTCAGCACCCAGCTCCCAAtacctcttcccttccccagcccGACCCAGAGAGGAGATCCAGTGCTGTAGTTCCAAGCCTGCAAGAAGAGTGGCTAGTGCAGGGCTGACTCAGGAGAGCAAGGGAGGGATGGTGCCCAGGCCTCTGAGATGGGCAAGgcgggaaggaaaggggagggagcagCTCAGAGGGACCCCACCCACCTCCCTGGCAGGGGATCCTCCACAGACCACCTTAATTTCAAGGCAGAAGGGACCCTGGGGGTCTCATTGTCTTTCCATTGCCTCCTGCCCTATTACTAGCAGGTCACCctcaactccctatcccataatAGAGAGACACACCTACTACTGTGGGACTCCCTGCAAGAAATtatggtgcctgtggaagtcccCAGAGCAAATCTGTGACCCCACCATCCCTCCCTCGTCCTCTCCCACATCAGCCCGGAAGAAACCCTGACTGCAGCTTTGCAAGTGTGATGAGACAGAACCCACTCCGCCCTCTCCaggagccccacccccaccctggcccAGGGTCCCAGGGGCTTGGGATTGCTGACAACCCTCCCCAGTACTGGACCCGGCTGGTCAGAAGGGGTGGTGGGTGAGGAAACTTGTTCTCTGTGCTCCAAAACAGCTCTGGGCCTTGAAACGCCAAACCAGAAGAACTTAAGCCaccaggagccagagagagatgAGAAATCTGGTCCCCCAAAGGAAAAAGTGTCCCCTCCATCCCACCACCCTTTACCAGAAACACTTTGCAAAAGGTAcagggggacaggagaggagagagagaggaggagagagaaagtaagagggagggagagaaggagagacagagagagaccgaGGAAGAGAGACCTCTAccggtgcctgtggaggctggggagcccctccctccccacccgcCTGGATGCTTACACATTTCTCCTAAGGGAGGCAAAAGAAATGAGAGATGAGGTCAGGTACCCTGCAGGGACCAGGGACCAGAAGAggtgcagagagaggagagagagagagagagagagagagagagagagagagagagagagagagaggggtgtaGGAGTGGGGTGAGTATCTTGCCCAGGCTCAGAGAGGAGCTCCGGTGAATATCTGGAGGGTGGAGAAGCCCGTGGCCGTGACCGTGGCCTTGGTGGTGCTGCAGCACCAGGGCCAGCCCAGCTGTGCTGGGAGGACACCCGGGGCAGGGAAATCACTGGaccaagtgggggtgggggagaagaaggggtgggaggaggggcgGGCCACATGAGTATGGTACAAGGTGGAACAAAGTGTGAGTTAGGGGTTAGCATTGGTAACAGTGCGTTTACCTTTCTGCTCCACTTCTACTTTAAGCAtcggaagagagagagaaaacaaattgaaaaaaaatgtgcaagaaaaaaaaagagaaaaaaagattaaattgCTTTCGTTTCTTTTCTGGCCACACGCcccctcttcctgtctttcctccTGTTTTCCCAACCCCTTCCGTAGCATCAtttcagcccccacccccaagttcCTTTTTCTGGGGTAGGATGGGGTGAGAGGGTGCTGAGGAGACAGTGAGAAGGGACAAGGGAGACACACAGGAGGGAAGAGACGAAAAGACTGGGTATGGTACGGACAGGCAGGGGTCAGAGCCCTCAGGTAGGAGGGCCCCGGGGGTAGAGAGGAGCCCCAGCTAGGAGCTGAACTCTGGCTAGAGGGACACCAGGCAGTGGGGAATATAGGAACCACAGGGCTCCTCTCCACCCTGTGTGCTAATGTCCTGTTAGAACCAGGGGCCAAGAGGGGTTTAGTGTCTCTGGGGTCTGGGTACCCTTCCCAGCTGAGAGCACAGGCTGAGCCCCTTCCCCTTTGAGTAGCCCCACCTGACTCCAGTTGTGTTCCTCTAAGCCCTCCAGACCCCCAAAACGCACAGAGAGGGCAGCAGAGCCAGACACAGaacaacagaggcaggcaggcaggtaggtgCCCCTGGCCTCGGACAGAGCCAGGGTAGGGGAGACAAGAGGCATAGAGTTGGAGGGAACACAGACTGGGCTGGACAGCATGTGGCAGACAGGCTCCTATACTCTGGGGGGGGGTGCTCAAGGTTCAGCTGCTCTGCCCAGTTCACCAAGGGCCCAGGAGCCCTAGCTGCACCCTGCCCTGCCCACCGCCCTTGATGACGCACAGGTGGcacctggggaggaagggagagttaGGCTGTGCTCAGCTGCAAAGCAAATCCAGTGTTAGTCCGAAGTCTGGGGTTCCCACACTCCAGTGATCCCCCATCTGTGGgatccctgccccccacccctgcccccccttCACCAGCACTGGGGTCACCTCAGCCTCTGAAGCCCAGGGCCCTGTGGCTGACCAGACTGATCCCCTCCAGacaccctgcttgagttctgcagGGACTCTGGCTCCCCAGCGCCGTGCCCAGGACCTAGCACTCAGGATATGCTCAGGGAAAGTCATGAACTGTGTGTCTGGCTTCTCTTTTTCCTAGCTTTAGTTATCCCTGAATCCCAACCCCAATTATCTAGGGGGAGGCAGGAGATAGTTTAACTGGGCATTCTAGCTCTGCCTGAACAAGAGCACCCGTGGGCAGCCCTACCCATGACAGCCACCTGTGTGCACACTGCCTTCCAAGGCTCAGGGTTGCACCTCCTCAGTCTAAAGCTGCCATCCCTGCCCTGCGCCACCTTCAACCCCACAACCCATCTTCCTGGGTTGTGCTCCTAGGCTACAAGGGGGCTTTTCAGGTCCTCTAAGTTACATCCCAGGACCTGtggcctcttctttttttcttgtatctTGGTTTGATCTTTGGACCTGGACCAGGGACATTTTCCAGTCCTGTGTCCTGTCTGCTCTGGAGTTAGGTTTGTTATATGTTGCTATTCTTGTTTTGATTACCAAGGCAATAATACTAACTAGTTAGAAGCGAAGTGTAGTCACAGTGACAACAACCAGTGCTCGTGAGGCCTTCCAGGACCCTGTCtacagctggggaaactgaggttcagagacgAGAAGCCACATCGAGGAGCCCATGCAGCTGCCGTTCCCTGAGAACCTATGGCCTGGGGCACATAGTAGCTTGGGTCCCATGCTGTCTCTTTTCCTTGAAGCACTCCAGGCAGGCTTTTGACCCCCTCCCGCATCACAAAGGAGTTAAGAGGCTCAGGTGGTGGGAAAGATGTCCGTACCATCACTGAGCACATCTTGAATCAGGCTCGGGGATGGGCGCTGGGGGGTGAAGTCGCAGCCTCTGCCTTCGGGGCTTTGCTCCTGGGAGCAGACTCTGGCCGCAGGGCCGAGCGATTGTCACTCCCGATCTCCAGGACTCACGCCTCCGTCTGCAGCACCCGGAGAAATTTTAAGTCATTTGCTGCAGGTTTCAGAGCCAGACAAGTCAGGAGCCATAGTTGAACCTCACACCACCTGCCCAGCCCTCTGTCCTAGACACACGCTGCTTCCCGCCTCCCCCCTCTGCTGCCCCAGCTGCGGTGGGCAGTGTCCCCAGTGCTGTGGGGAGGCTTCGGGGAGCAGATGGGCATCCCCCTCAGGCACTGAAAGGAAAGGGCGGAGACTAAAAGAAGAAAGTTACATAGGCAGAGAGTGATCCTGCTCACCCATCATCCCGGCTTCACCTGCGAGGAGAAATCAAAGGTTGGAGGGGTGGCGGTGGGGAAAgctgggtgggaggggagaggaggcagagttATGAGGGTTCCTACTCCCCTGTCCCCTCACTGGGACACCCCAATGGTCCTGCCTCCTCCCCTTTTGTCTAGAGGCCTTCCCTACCTCCAGACTGGCCATGTGAAGCCAGGTGAGAGGACGGACGGGGCAATGGGAGGGACGAGAGTGGACAGGAAGACTGGTGATGCTAGGGGTAGGCGCTGTGGATGAGCAACCCTGTCTCTATCTGCTCCCCCTCAGTCAGATGCAGGATACTCAGGCTTTTGGCTCCCCAAAATCATCTTCTTGGGGGTACTATCATTCCAACATGGCAGTACTTCCTTTGCAGACAGGAAGTTCTCAGGGTAATAGATAAACCAACTAGTAGTTAGGAACCTTGGAAGATCTTTGGCTTTCGTGATGTGGCAGGGGTAAGAGAGGATGTGTGGAAGAAAGTGAGAAAGGTCAAGTGTGTCCATgggcaggaggagaaagggagggaggtacAGTGGTCGGAAGGCCAGAGATGCCAGCATGCTGTAGGGGTGTGGCTTGAAGGGCTTTAGCAGGTAAAGGTCATTGAGGAAGCAAGGATGGGCAGGTGACTAGAATTAGCAGGAGGGGACAATCTGTGGGAGAGCAGCCACCAAAAGTGGCAAGTGTCTGTGAAAAGAATGTGTCAAAATGGGAGCAAGCCTGCTAGCCTCTGTGCCCAGCCCCATGGatgagtgcacacatgtgccgGATCAAGGTGCTTTTCCCTTGCTCTGTGGGGGAAGGGCCCAAGACAGCATGAGGAACAAGATGACTCACTGTAAGGGACACAGTCGTACTGCACCTCCAGGTACTTGTAGGTTCCAGGGCAGGGGTCAGGAAAGGCGTCAGAGCCGGCCACCACCACACACTGGGTTCGGTTATTACacctacagagaaaggaaaatggattCAGACCCAGAAGGCTCCAGGGTCAGGAGGCAAGCATACAGCTTCAAACAggaaggtgtatgtgtgtgtgtgtgtgtgtgtgtgggggacagGTAAGGGAGGTGGGAGTGCTGTTTTGCTTCCTGCCTGCTTTCTTTCCCACAGGCCTCTACATCTGTGAGGGAGGTTCTCCTGGTTATACTAGTACATCgttgacatttttctttaaattgaatTTAAAGCCCCTGTGCCATGACTAAAAGAACACGACATCAGGCGTGATGGGCACCTCTGCAGACATAGCGTCCACAGAGGACTAAATGCCTGCTGTGCCTACCTGGGCTCTTCCTGTGGACACTGCCATGCTCTGCATAGTGACTGAGATCTGTAGCAGTACAGACAGAAAGGTGCTTAGCTCTCCACCAGGGGTCCCTGACCCCAAGTCCTTGCCAGCCTCTTAGGGGTCTGGCTAGTATGGAAAAGGAGGCCTAGTTTATAACTGGAAGATGCCATCATAGGCACGTGTCTCCCGTACCGTCCCACCTGCAGGGGCATCTTCAGTTCCAGGCGCCTGCTCACCAGCCCTGCTTCTTCACACTACTTATTATTATGGCAGCATGTGCCCAGGCAAGGCGCCTGCAACGGTTCCCCTCACTGTCAGCTAGACTGGGTTTAGAACTGCCTAGGAGATTGGTTAGGTAGGCTTCTAGATATGTCTGTGAGGGTCATGCCAGAGGAGACTAACCCAGGTAAGCAGATTGGCCCCAAGTGTGAGAGCTCCAGTCCATGCCTGAGGGCCTCGACTAATGCAATGAAAataaggaaggaggaaggcagcAGAGTGCCCACACTTGCCTC
The DNA window shown above is from Cricetulus griseus strain 17A/GY chromosome 3, alternate assembly CriGri-PICRH-1.0, whole genome shotgun sequence and carries:
- the Adgrl1 gene encoding adhesion G protein-coupled receptor L1 isoform X4, encoding MQSRFSSFQGMGGWGGAPHLSDISAALVPPPEPGMATVFVCPGTLQKVLEPTSTHESEHQSGAWCKDPLQAGDRIYVMPWIPYRTDTLTEYASWEDYVAARHTTTYRLPNRVDGTGFVVYDGAVFYNKERTRNIVKYDLRTRIKSGETVINTANYHDTSPYRWGGKTDIDLAVDENGLWVIYATEGNNGRLVVSQLNPYTLRFEGTWETGYDKRSASNAFMVCGVLYVLRSVYVDDDSEAAGNRVDYAFNTNANREEPVSLAFPNPYQFVSSVDYNPRDNQLYVWNNYFVVRYSLEFGPPDPSAGPATSPPLSTTTTARPTPLTSTASPAATTPLRRAPLTTHPVGAINQLGPDLPPATAPAPSTRRPPAPNLHVSPELFCEPREVRRVQWPATQQGMLVERPCPKGTRGIASFQCLPALGLWNPRGPDLSNCTSPWVNQVAQKIKSGENAANIASELARHTRGSIYAGDVSSSVKLMEQLLDILDAQLQALRPIERESAGKNYNKMHKRERTCKDYIKAVVETVDNLLRPEALESWKDMNATEQVHTATMLLDVLEEGAFLLADNVREPARFLAAKQNVVLEVTVLNTEGQVQELVFPQEYPSENSIQLSANTIKQNSRNGVVKVVFILYNNLGLFLSTENATVKLAGESGTSGSGGASLVVNSQVIAASINKESSRVFLMDPVIFTVAHLEAKNHFNANCSFWNYSERSMLGYWSTQGCRLVESNKTHTTCACSHLTNFAVLMAHREIYQGRINELLLSVITWVGIVISLVCLAICISTFCFLRGLQTDRNTIHKNLCINLFLAELLFLVGIDKTQYEVACPIFAGLLHYFFLAAFSWLCLEGVHLYLLLVEVFESEYSRTKYYYLGGYCFPALVVGIAAAVDYRSYGTEKACWLRVDNYFIWSFIGPVSFVIVVNLVFLMVTLHKMIRSSSVLKPDSSRLDNIKSWALGAIALLFLLGLTWAFGLLFINKESVVMAYLFTTFNAFQGVFIFVFHCALQKKVHKEYSKCLRHSYCCIRSPPGGTHGSLKTSAMRSNTRYYTGTQVPGQGRPIQQGPRVRSALPEPQKDPGGWGDTRDPLMFGLCPQSRIRRMWNDTVRKQTESSFMAGDINSTPTLNRGTMGNHLLANPVLQPRGGTSPYNTLIAESVGFNPSSPPVFNSPGSYREPKHPLGGREACGMDTLPLNGNFNNSYSLRSGDFPPGDGGPEPPRGRNLADAAAFEKMIISELVHNNLRGASGGAKGPPPEPPVPPVPGVSEDETGGPGGADRAEIELLYKALEEPLLLPRAQSVLYQSDLDESESCTAEDGATSRPLSSPPGRDSLYASGANLRDSPSYPDSSPEGPNEALPPPPPAPPGPPEIYYTSRPPALVARNPLQGYYQVRRPSHEGYLAAPSLEGPGPDGDGQMQLVTSL